The following nucleotide sequence is from Helicobacter ibis.
TATTACATCATCTTTTAGTGGGGTTTTTACTTCACACACGAAAGTAGGGGCTACAAAAAATATTTCATTTCCATTTATTACCATTTGAAAATCAATCATTTCTTTATGGCTTTCATAAAATGCTTCTTGCGGAGCTTTTGTAAGATATGCTTGCTCTATTGCAATTATAGAATCTGTTAGCTTTATCTCATTTTTATCACCAGCTTTTAGAGATGAGATTCTTATATTTGTTTCACTAGTCTCATCTAATGCTTCATTTAGGTATGAAAACACAGCCTTTAATTCATCGCTTTTTTTAAATTTAGATTGAATATCAGGTAAAAATCCAAAAAACATGCTAGACCTTTTTTAACATTCATTATACCAAGAATTACAATTAGCACATACACTATCTTTGTCTATATTATGATTTATATGCTCCATAGCTATTTTTCTATGTTTTTCTCCAAACCAAATATCATGTAGCGAATCTTTGTAAATGTTTCCATATGAAAAAATACTTTCGTCTTCAAATCCTAATATATTTCTTTGTATTGAGCAATTCCCAACAGAACCATCAGGAAAAATATACATTTCTTTAAATATCAATCCACAAGAATATCTATTATTGTTTATAGTATGTTTTGCTGTGTAAGATTCATTATATAGTTGTGCTTCATATCCTATTTCTTTTATTTCCAAAAAATATCTAAAAGCTTCATTAAACATTGTAGGGCTATAAGTAATGTGGAAAACTATGCACTCATTGGATAGATTATGATTTTTAGCAATTCTTAATATGTATTTTATTCTTTCTTTATCTTTTGCGATGTTTAAATTGCTTGATATTAAAAATAAATGTATGTAAAATGGAGGATTCACATCTAGTTTGAGTAATTTTATGAAGTTTTCTTCATTTAACATGTTTGGGTGATATGCAACTTCTACCTTTCTTATTTTTTGAGATTTTGCATATTTTATAAATTCAAAGATTCTATCATCATATAGTGGTTCCCCGGGACCAGAAAATACAATTCTGCTGTTGCCAAGCTTTGCAAATTCAACTATTTTATAGAATTTTTCATCTGTTATTCTATTGTGTTGTCTAAAATAATTTGTTTTGTGTAGTTGCGATGGTTCCCCAAACCATAAACATTGTGGGCATTTCGTGTCACATTTGTTTTCAAGTCCTATATAAATAGTATATGGATATTTAAAAAATTCTTCTACAATATTTTCACTTGTCAACACACTCCAATTAGAAGCTATTGATAACAGCCTGCTATCATGGAAAAATTGTTCTCTTTTATCTGCTGTATTTAGAAAATCTTTTGTTTCTTTGTTTATTTTGTGCATATTATATGCCATGTTTATTTCATAGTTATCCAAACTATCTATAGAAGTTAATTTGCAAAACATGAATCTTTTATCTGCATAATAGAAATCGTGGTATGGAATATAAGTATTGACTTTGCTGTTTATTAATGTTTGTATTTTATCCAAATCTTCATTATAGGCTATAAAGTCAAAATTAAATATAACTAACTCTAATTGCTCCCCCCCCCCCCCCAACTTCTTGTAGCATACTATATAGCTTTATTGAATAAAAGTATGGAATCTCTAAAATATCATAATTGCAAATTTCTTTTAGCACTTCTTTTTCTTCATTGCTTATTTTCCCTATCTTTACTATTTTAGTCATTTTTGTCCTTTATATTTTTAATTCCAAATAATTGCCATGTATTATCTTTATATTTTAATTCAATTATGCATGATTTTTTAATTATTACATTTTTGATTTTGCATATTTTATATAGCACTTCGCTAATGTTTGGTTCATGTCCGATTATTATTATATTTTCGTGTTTTTCTGTGTATTTGATATATCCCTCTATATTAGAATCAGGATTAATTTGTGGATCTATTACATATGCAGTATTTTTGTATTGTTCTAATATGTATTTTGCTGTTTGTTGCGATCTTAGCGCCAATGATGAGACTATCAAGCCTATATTTTTATAGCGTTTGGATAAATATTTTGCGATTTTCTTAGAATCTTTTATGCCAGATTCTACTAATTCTCTTTGTAAGTCATCACTAGCACAAGTTTCTCTATCTTGCGCTTTTGCATGACGCACTATAATTAGATTCATTATAGTTGCTCTATCATTTTTATCACCAATGATGCACTCTTTCTAGCAGCCTCATCTAAAAACTCTTCATAGCTAATTAATGCTTCATCTCCTGCATTGTCTGATATAGCTCTTATAACGCACAATGGGACATTTAAATTATCACACGCAACTGCAACACTTGCACCTTCCATTTCTATTGCATCTGCTTTAAATTCCTTCTTTATCCATTCTTTTCTTTCTTTATTGTGTATGAACTGATCTCCAGTAGCGATTATCCCTTTATGAATCTTGTATCCTTCTTTTGTAGCTATATCTAGTGCTAGGTTAGTTAAAAATTCATCTGTTTTTGTAAATATTTTTCCATTACTTATATAACCATAAGGGTGCCCAAAGGCAGTTATATCCACATCATGTTGGCACAACTCAACTCCAAGAACTAAATCACCTATTCTGTAATCACTATTTACGCCACCAGCTACACCGCTAAAGATCATCTTTTCGCACTTGAAATGTAAAACCATAGTTGCAGCACTTAGAGTCGAGAATACTTTGCCTATTCTACTTGAAGCTATTATTATTGTGTGATTTGAATTTACTTTATAGAACGTATTTCCACCAAATTTTATAGTTTCATAATCTTTATAATGCTCCAAAAGTAATGAAATTTCTTCATTCATTGCACCTAATATACCTATTGTCATGTTTTATCCTTATTTTATAAATTCACAAATATCTGTGTAAGTTTGTAGCGATATTGTTGGCTTTTGCGTTAATCTTTTATTTAGTCCTTTTAAAACACTTCCGCCACATTCTACAAATTGTTCAATCTCACCTTCATGGCTTGTGATTGATTGCTTGTATTGCACTGGCAATATTAGTTGATTTGACAAAAGTTCGATTGCTTCTTGTTTTGTTTTGTAAGGTTTTGCATTTGTGTTGGAAATAACTGGAAATAGAAATTCATCTTTTATGCTTTCGCTTAGTATGGATTTAAAATCATCTTTCATATCTTCTAAAATCGGGCAGTGTGAAGCCACACTCATAGGTAGAATTAGAGTCCTTTTTGCTCCTAAGCCCTTTATTTCTACTTCTAGTGCTGATAAGTCTTCTTTTATTCCACCTAACACAATTTGACCATCACCATTGTAATTGGCACACCATACTTTAAGCCCTAGATTCCTCTTTTTTTCACAAAATTCTTCTAGCACAAAATCTTCTAGCCCTAAAACAACCATCATTCCGCTACTTTTATTTTTGCAAACTTCTTCCATTAGCTTACCTCTAATGGATACCAAAGATATAGCAGATTCAAAGCTAAGCGCATTTGTGGCACATAAAGCACTAAACTCACCTAAAGAATGCCCTAGAGCAAACTTTATACTTCCTTTTACTTTATCCTTTATTAGCATATATGTTGCATAGCTTACTAATAATATTGCTGGTTGTGTATATCTCGTTTTATTTAATTTATCGTTTTCGCTAAAGCATAGTTGTGCCATATCTTCTTGCAAGACATCACTTGCTTGTTCAAATAGTTCCTTTACTATTTGTGAGTTATCATATAAGTCTTTTCCCATTCCTATACTTTGGCTTCCTTGTCCCGGAAAAATAACTGATATACTCATTAAACCTCCTAAGTTGATTTACATTTTTGTTTTTGCATTTACTCCTAATAGTGATAATCCATTTTTTATAGAATTAGCCACTATTTTTAGGGCATATAGTGTTTGTTTTTCGTTTTGTGTTTCTAGTATTTTTTCTTCATTATAGAAGTGATGAAACTCTGCTGATAGATTCTTCAAAAACTCCACTACTTTATTTGGCGCTCTATCTTTAAATGAATCGTCTAAGACCTTATCAAGCCTTAAAGATAGCACTAATAGATTTTTTAAAGATTCGCTTAAGTTTTGCAAACTTTGTTTTTCTATATTTTCAAAGCTTGTATTTGACTTCTCAAACAATGTATGAATCCTAGCATGAGCATAATTTATATAATATACAGGATTTGATGCATCATGCCTATTTAAATCTTCTACATCAAACTCTAGTTGAGTATCTGCCTTCTTACTTAAAAAAACAAGCCTTAATGCATCGCTACCTACATCATCAATGACATCTTTCATTAATATAAAATTGCCAGCTCTCTTGCTCATCTTGTAAGCCTGTTTATCCTTCAGTAGTGCGACCATTTGGGATAGAATTATCTCTAGCTTATCACTTGAAAATCCAAGAAACTCTAAAGAAGCTTTGATTCTTGCGATGTATCCATGATGATCAGCACCCCATATATTAATGTATCTATCAAAGTTACGCATAAATTTATTTCTATGATAAATAATATCTCCAACTATATAAGCCATCTCGCCATTTTCTCTCATCAAAGACCTATCTTTTTCATCTCCGTATTCTGTGGATTTTATCCATAGTTTTTCATCTTTTTTGTATATGGCATTATTTTTTTGCAAGATTTCTAGTGTGCTATCCCAGTCTTTATACATATCAACTTCGCTCACATAGCTATCAAAGTAAATTCCAATTTTTGCTAAGTTGTCTTTTATTTCTTGTAACATTTTATCCTTACCAAAGATACTAATTTGTTCTAATAGCTTAGAATCTGTATCACAAGCTTTAAAGCAATCTGTGCCAAATTTTTCCTTTGCCTCTCTTGCTAGTTCTCTGACATATTCTCCATTATAGCAACCTTCAGGAATCACTAGCTCTTCGTTGTAAAATTCATTTTTGCCAAATGCACATATTGATTTACCTAGCTTTACTATTTGTTCTCCAGCGTCATTTACATAGTATTCACTTACTATATCATAGCCTAGATATTTTCCTATTTTGTATAACGAATCACCAAGTATAGCTCCCCTTGCATGTCCTATATGCAATGGTCCTGTCGGATTTGCACTTACATATTCTATTAGGATTCTTTGTTGTTTTTTTTCTTTTTTACTATCTAAATTATCTATGCAATTCTCTAAAAATATATCACTTACAAAGAAATTTATATATCCACCGACAACTTCTAATTTGTCTATTTCTTGTAGGTTTTGCAATTTATTTGCAAATTTTTGTGCGATTATGTTTGGTGCTTTTTTTAGCACTTTTGCAAACTGAAAAGTAGGCAATGCAAAATGTCCAAGATTCCTATCCTTTGGGACTTCTAATACACATGAGATATTTAACGCTCCATCAATGAGCGTCTTTAGCTTGTTATACATTTGTTTTTGTTGTATCGCTAGTAGCGTTTGTAGTAGTTGTGGTTGTATTAGCAGTATCTTTTTTATCTTGTTCTATTTTTGTTGCATCTGCTACTTCTTGTGCTTCATTATCATCATCTTTTACTGCTTTTTTGAAGTTTTTAATACCAGAACCAAGACCTTTTGCTAAATCTGGAATCTTTTTTGCCCCAAACAAAACTATAATAATCAAAAGAACAATCAGCAACTGCTGGACACTAGGCATCATAATTAAATCCTTAAAATAAAATTGCACAGATTATAGCATAAGTGAAATTATAATTTTTAATCTAGCTTCTCCTTGATTTGCTCTATATTGTCTGCACTTGTTTTTAGCGAAACTTTCCCATTATCTAAGATTATAACTTCATTGCATAATTGTAAAATAATCCGAATATCATGTGATACAACTATAAAAGTAATATTTTTTTCTTTTTGTATATTTTTAAATAGTTCTATCATTTTATATTGCAAATGTGCATCAAGGCTACTTATTGCTTCATCTAATATTATTATTTTTGGCTCTAGTGCCAAGATTCTAGCTAAAGCTATTCTTTGTTGCTCTCCACCACTAAAGTAGGCATTTTTTTTGTGCATATAGCTTGAATCTAGTTTCACTAATTTTAATAATTCTTCTGCTTTTTTTTCTCTATTTTGTATGTGTGTGAAGTTTTCTAATCCTTCTAAAATAGAATCTATTGCACTTTGTTTTGGATTTATATAGCTTGAATCTTGAAAAATACTTTGAATATCTTTTCTTAATTCTTTTGGAAAATTACCTTTTATATTATGGTTTAAAATCTCTATCTCCCCGCTATCATAAGATTCTAAGCCTAGTAGAATTTTTGTTATTGTTGATTTTCCTGTACCATTTTTTCCTAAGATTCCTAAATTATTTTTATAAAATAAATCAAAGCTAATATCATCTAGCACATAATTTATTTTTGCCTTGTTAAAAAACCCACCACTTGTGTATGATTTTTTTAAATTTTTTACACTTATTAGTTTGTGTGTATTTGTTGTTTTTTCTTTTTTTTCTATAAAGGCTAGTTTTTTATCTTCATTTAGCAACTCTTTTGTTTTATTGTGTTGTGGAGTTGTGATAATCTGTGTTTTTGCATTTTGCTCTATTATTTCTCCATTATCGATTATTATTATCCTATCTGCAATATATTTTGCTAAAGATATATCATGAGTTATGAACAAAAGTCCAAATCTAAGATTTTCTTGTTGTTCTAAAATCAAATCAATCAAGTTTTTAGTTGTAGCACTATCTAAATTGCTAGTTGGCTCATCTGCTAAGATAAAGCTAGGATTAATGCTTAATGCTAAAGATATCATTATTTTTTGCAATGTCCCACCGCTTAGCATAAATGGATAAGCTTCTAACACTAATGCATCTAAATTTAGATATTCTAAGCCATAGTTATATTCTTTTATGTTATGCGCTTTAAATGTCTCCAAAAAATGTTCTTTAATAGTACATGTATTAAAAAAGCAACTAGATGGATTTTGTAAAATTACACCAAATTTTTCATTTGTTTCTATGTTTCCATCTAATTTCATATCTTCTAGCAATATCCCTAAAATACTCTGCATTAGCATACTTTTGCCACTACCACTTGCACCAAGTAGGGCAACCTTCTCACCACTATTTATATTTAGATTTATATTTTTTAGAATATGCTTTTTTTTTGTATAGAGATTTATGTTTTGTATTTCTATCATTAATGAAACCTTACTGATTGTATTGCATATCTATCTCTTAAGGCTTCTCCTAGTGTATTAAAAATTGCAACTGATACAAAAATGCAAAGTCCGGGATATATCATCAAATGTGGATACTCCATAATATATGGCGCAAAGTCTTGAATCATAACCCCCCATTCTGCAGTAGGTGCTTTTACTCCAAGTCCCAAAAATGACAAAGAAGATACATGTAAAAGCATATGCCCAAAGTCAAGTGTTATTAAAATTATCATTTGAGAAAACACGACAGGCAAAATGTGTTGTCTCATTATTTTAAACTCACTATCACCCAGCATTTTGGCTGCCAAGATATGATTTTGTGATTTTATCTCTAGCGTTATGCTTCTTACCATTCTTGCATACCAAGCCCAGTGTGTCATAAATATAGCTAAAATTACATTTAATAGCCCAACCCCAAAAATAGCTATAAAAAATAATGCCAAAATAAAAGTTGGAAAAGTCAAAAACACATCGCAGATTCTCATTAAAATATTATCTACAATTCCTCCCTTATAGCCAGATAATATCCCTATAAAAAATGAGCTAACTACAATTAATAGAGAAATAGCAAATACACTAAAAAATGAGATTCTAGCACCATGCCCTAATCTACTTAAAATATCTCTACCTAAATGATCCGTACCAAGCAAATGCTCACTACTAATAGGTAAAAATTTATTTTGCAAATCACCATAATTTGGATCATGATCAAAGATCAATGGAGCAAAAATTGCAATTAATATTATTATTATGCTTAGTGTAGCTGATATTTTAAGCTTCATTTTTTGCCTTTTGATATCTTATTTGTGGGTTTAGATACGCAAGAAGTATATCAACCATCAAATTTAATATCACAAAAATTAGCACCATAATTATCATAAAAGCTTGAATTACAGGATAATCATGACTATATATAGCACTTACTGCATATCTGCCAAAACCTGGTAATCCAAATAGAATCTCAACTACAACAGCACCGCCTAAAAGCTCACCAAAGTGCATGCCTAATGAAGTAACAATAGGTAATAGTGAAGTGTATAAGACTTTTTTATTTATTGTTGATTTATTTAGATTCCTTGCTAGTGCATATAGTGTGCTCCTTTGTGATTTGTGTTCTAAAAAACTAACCCTAACTAGCCTAGTATTAATTCCTAAAGACATAAGGCTAAGCGTAGTAACTGGTAAAATATAGCTATACAATGATAACTCTTCATAGGGAGATAGAATCCCAAAGTAAATAGTAAATACATAAATAAGGCAGAATCCAAACCAAAAACTAGGCATAGACACACAAAAAAATGAAAACACACCAAGAGATTTATCAATAATGGAATCTTTTTTTATTGCTCCTAGCACACCTAAAGCTATACCAAAGATAATCACAACAAACATTGATAAAAACGCTAAATTCAGCGTTGTAGGCAGGTAATACAAAATATCATCAAGCACCGGTCGCTTTGTAACATATGAGATTCCAAAGTCAAAAGAGAGTATATTTTTTAGCCAGATTCCATATTGAACAAAAAAAGGCTTATCAAGTCCAAGCTCGATTCTTGTTAGCTCTAGTGCTTCTTGTGTTGGTGGTATTTGTGATTGTGTTAGATATGCAAATGCAGGGTCAATTGGGCTTAGCCTTAAAATTCCAAAAACAATAAATGACACAGCAAGCAGTATTGGAATTAAAGTTAGGATTCTTCTAATAATAAATAAAAACATTATCTAATCTTTATATCCTCGAATCTAAACTCATATTCCATATCACCACTTTTATAAGATTTAATCTTTTTATTATTAAACACCCCTAGTACCACTCCATAGCTTAATGGTATGTATATATTGCTATTATTTAATAAAGTCAGCAAACTTTTATATCCTTTTTGTATTTTGTCTTTATTGTCTGCGTTTAGTATAGACTTTATTAATCCTCTTATAATGTCTTTATTTTCCAAACCATCTTGTGCTGCATAATCTGCATGAGAAGGTATTAGCATAGACGATATAAATGAATGCGGATCAAATGGATTTCCCCATGTTTCGTTAAATATCAAATCAAAATCTCCATTTTTTTGCCTTTGATAAAATGCAATTGGCTCGCTTGAATCTAGCTGTATATTTATTCCAACTTTCAATGCTTCATTTTGTATGCTTTGTGCTATTGACTTTTGAATTGGATTATTTGCGATATAAACCAATCTTATTGCCTTATTTTTATAATTTGTATTTTTCAATACCTCTTTACTTTTTTGTAAATTAAATTCCTGCTTACTTAGTTCTACATCACAAAATTCTAAATTCCTTTGAAAAAGATTTTCCGCTTTTTTGTCTATTTGAAGCAAGATCTTATCCCATATCTCATCTTTATTGATTGTTAGAATTATTGCTTTTCTTATATTTGGATCACTTATTGTTTTTGAGTTTATAACAAGATTAAAAGTTCCTTGAGGTATCGATTGTGTAAGAGTATATCTTGTATCCTTTTGCAGAATCTTAAAACTTTCTCTTGAAATCATATCCTTG
It contains:
- the nikC gene encoding nickel ABC transporter permease subunit NikC, whose amino-acid sequence is MKLKISATLSIIIILIAIFAPLIFDHDPNYGDLQNKFLPISSEHLLGTDHLGRDILSRLGHGARISFFSVFAISLLIVVSSFFIGILSGYKGGIVDNILMRICDVFLTFPTFILALFFIAIFGVGLLNVILAIFMTHWAWYARMVRSITLEIKSQNHILAAKMLGDSEFKIMRQHILPVVFSQMIILITLDFGHMLLHVSSLSFLGLGVKAPTAEWGVMIQDFAPYIMEYPHLMIYPGLCIFVSVAIFNTLGEALRDRYAIQSVRFH
- the argS gene encoding arginine--tRNA ligase, with the protein product MYNKLKTLIDGALNISCVLEVPKDRNLGHFALPTFQFAKVLKKAPNIIAQKFANKLQNLQEIDKLEVVGGYINFFVSDIFLENCIDNLDSKKEKKQQRILIEYVSANPTGPLHIGHARGAILGDSLYKIGKYLGYDIVSEYYVNDAGEQIVKLGKSICAFGKNEFYNEELVIPEGCYNGEYVRELAREAKEKFGTDCFKACDTDSKLLEQISIFGKDKMLQEIKDNLAKIGIYFDSYVSEVDMYKDWDSTLEILQKNNAIYKKDEKLWIKSTEYGDEKDRSLMRENGEMAYIVGDIIYHRNKFMRNFDRYINIWGADHHGYIARIKASLEFLGFSSDKLEIILSQMVALLKDKQAYKMSKRAGNFILMKDVIDDVGSDALRLVFLSKKADTQLEFDVEDLNRHDASNPVYYINYAHARIHTLFEKSNTSFENIEKQSLQNLSESLKNLLVLSLRLDKVLDDSFKDRAPNKVVEFLKNLSAEFHHFYNEEKILETQNEKQTLYALKIVANSIKNGLSLLGVNAKTKM
- a CDS encoding ABC transporter permease subunit, with translation MFLFIIRRILTLIPILLAVSFIVFGILRLSPIDPAFAYLTQSQIPPTQEALELTRIELGLDKPFFVQYGIWLKNILSFDFGISYVTKRPVLDDILYYLPTTLNLAFLSMFVVIIFGIALGVLGAIKKDSIIDKSLGVFSFFCVSMPSFWFGFCLIYVFTIYFGILSPYEELSLYSYILPVTTLSLMSLGINTRLVRVSFLEHKSQRSTLYALARNLNKSTINKKVLYTSLLPIVTSLGMHFGELLGGAVVVEILFGLPGFGRYAVSAIYSHDYPVIQAFMIIMVLIFVILNLMVDILLAYLNPQIRYQKAKNEA
- a CDS encoding twin-arginine translocase TatA/TatE family subunit, which encodes MMPSVQQLLIVLLIIIVLFGAKKIPDLAKGLGSGIKNFKKAVKDDDNEAQEVADATKIEQDKKDTANTTTTTTNATSDTTKTNV
- a CDS encoding ABC transporter ATP-binding protein, giving the protein MIEIQNINLYTKKKHILKNINLNINSGEKVALLGASGSGKSMLMQSILGILLEDMKLDGNIETNEKFGVILQNPSSCFFNTCTIKEHFLETFKAHNIKEYNYGLEYLNLDALVLEAYPFMLSGGTLQKIMISLALSINPSFILADEPTSNLDSATTKNLIDLILEQQENLRFGLLFITHDISLAKYIADRIIIIDNGEIIEQNAKTQIITTPQHNKTKELLNEDKKLAFIEKKEKTTNTHKLISVKNLKKSYTSGGFFNKAKINYVLDDISFDLFYKNNLGILGKNGTGKSTITKILLGLESYDSGEIEILNHNIKGNFPKELRKDIQSIFQDSSYINPKQSAIDSILEGLENFTHIQNREKKAEELLKLVKLDSSYMHKKNAYFSGGEQQRIALARILALEPKIIILDEAISSLDAHLQYKMIELFKNIQKEKNITFIVVSHDIRIILQLCNEVIILDNGKVSLKTSADNIEQIKEKLD
- a CDS encoding YhcH/YjgK/YiaL family protein, coding for MFFGFLPDIQSKFKKSDELKAVFSYLNEALDETSETNIRISSLKAGDKNEIKLTDSIIAIEQAYLTKAPQEAFYESHKEMIDFQMVINGNEIFFVAPTFVCEVKTPLKDDVIEYFPSKFASSLNMFKGALAVFESNDVHAGGISGIQSSTQNLVQKVVVKIPKNLIKLNF
- a CDS encoding SixA phosphatase family protein, giving the protein MNLIIVRHAKAQDRETCASDDLQRELVESGIKDSKKIAKYLSKRYKNIGLIVSSLALRSQQTAKYILEQYKNTAYVIDPQINPDSNIEGYIKYTEKHENIIIIGHEPNISEVLYKICKIKNVIIKKSCIIELKYKDNTWQLFGIKNIKDKND
- the nikA gene encoding nickel ABC transporter substrate-binding protein, which translates into the protein MKHLALRNITKGIFIIIVSINLTPLYSKEIVGAWDTNIGHLNPHLYSPNQMYAQIMVYEPLVKYEDGKFVGGIAREWRISNDGKTYTFKIDNNLHFSNGNRLDSYAVEANFKAILENATRHSWLGLTDKIQSAKAIDENTFELKLSSPYIATLNELSLPRPFRIIDPSSMIDGSTKDGIKSPVGSGPWVLKESILGIKDVFVPNPYYHKKSEISQLTMKIIPDPNSRILALKSGGIDILVGKDMISRESFKILQKDTRYTLTQSIPQGTFNLVINSKTISDPNIRKAIILTINKDEIWDKILLQIDKKAENLFQRNLEFCDVELSKQEFNLQKSKEVLKNTNYKNKAIRLVYIANNPIQKSIAQSIQNEALKVGINIQLDSSEPIAFYQRQKNGDFDLIFNETWGNPFDPHSFISSMLIPSHADYAAQDGLENKDIIRGLIKSILNADNKDKIQKGYKSLLTLLNNSNIYIPLSYGVVLGVFNNKKIKSYKSGDMEYEFRFEDIKIR
- a CDS encoding radical SAM/SPASM domain-containing protein; the encoded protein is MDKIQTLINSKVNTYIPYHDFYYADKRFMFCKLTSIDSLDNYEINMAYNMHKINKETKDFLNTADKREQFFHDSRLLSIASNWSVLTSENIVEEFFKYPYTIYIGLENKCDTKCPQCLWFGEPSQLHKTNYFRQHNRITDEKFYKIVEFAKLGNSRIVFSGPGEPLYDDRIFEFIKYAKSQKIRKVEVAYHPNMLNEENFIKLLKLDVNPPFYIHLFLISSNLNIAKDKERIKYILRIAKNHNLSNECIVFHITYSPTMFNEAFRYFLEIKEIGYEAQLYNESYTAKHTINNNRYSCGLIFKEMYIFPDGSVGNCSIQRNILGFEDESIFSYGNIYKDSLHDIWFGEKHRKIAMEHINHNIDKDSVCANCNSWYNEC
- a CDS encoding 5'-methylthioadenosine/adenosylhomocysteine nucleosidase, which produces MTIGILGAMNEEISLLLEHYKDYETIKFGGNTFYKVNSNHTIIIASSRIGKVFSTLSAATMVLHFKCEKMIFSGVAGGVNSDYRIGDLVLGVELCQHDVDITAFGHPYGYISNGKIFTKTDEFLTNLALDIATKEGYKIHKGIIATGDQFIHNKERKEWIKKEFKADAIEMEGASVAVACDNLNVPLCVIRAISDNAGDEALISYEEFLDEAARKSASLVIKMIEQL
- the fabD gene encoding ACP S-malonyltransferase; the protein is MSISVIFPGQGSQSIGMGKDLYDNSQIVKELFEQASDVLQEDMAQLCFSENDKLNKTRYTQPAILLVSYATYMLIKDKVKGSIKFALGHSLGEFSALCATNALSFESAISLVSIRGKLMEEVCKNKSSGMMVVLGLEDFVLEEFCEKKRNLGLKVWCANYNGDGQIVLGGIKEDLSALEVEIKGLGAKRTLILPMSVASHCPILEDMKDDFKSILSESIKDEFLFPVISNTNAKPYKTKQEAIELLSNQLILPVQYKQSITSHEGEIEQFVECGGSVLKGLNKRLTQKPTISLQTYTDICEFIK